Proteins encoded within one genomic window of Methanosarcina barkeri str. Wiesmoor:
- a CDS encoding DUF3160 domain-containing protein, which translates to MYSLPLQASEITNYNSFIQKIHLTNESRNLLYTNGFVVIENEVTKNQFKVEQVNATYRDLKVADVPIFITSDSLLHLYHVQFDETLKRVEENEFYDELWRLDKMLLESSIEDYNEIKENSSSSDEVKEAARRNVAYFAVALSLLEEKPDPNRIQVKSTETSSSEEYSFEVPKYVQEDVEAELALIEAQKEGVSPIFKYSEDYSQYTPRGHYTSSEKLQKYFKAMMWHGRMSMLLKPDMINTEDPENEARIQTIQAFLISDHCDKDKNLRERWDRIYNVTAFYVGFSDDLGPYEYTKALDTVFGNDRNGVSFDNESLTALKTELEKYESPKIYSGTGEIIQAGSETENKTLEATKGFRFMGQRYTPDSYILQKLHPPALNIMDLLGSERAREHLKNQGISENEEYKKAHTSLENEFRAFDEEDWNKNLYWAQLYALKPLLISYPEGYPTFMQTEAWEDKQLNTALASWTELRHDTILYAKQARYTGVPYIPEEKPVQGYVEPVPEFYSRMLALTKMAHNGLAEMEVLDEKSDKEFTTLENTLEKLLEISIKELENKELTDAEYEFIRNFGQNISPMLENVDEDSQRSVMVADVYTSPAGVLEEGTGKLDLIIVAYKQPDGRIVLGAGPVMSYYEFWQPSGQRLTDEEWRDMLKNNPPERPEWGESFKV; encoded by the coding sequence ATCTATTCTCTACCTCTACAGGCTTCCGAAATTACGAATTATAATAGTTTCATCCAAAAGATTCACCTAACAAACGAAAGCAGAAACTTACTGTACACAAATGGGTTTGTTGTAATTGAAAATGAAGTTACCAAAAATCAATTTAAAGTGGAGCAAGTAAATGCAACTTACAGAGACCTGAAAGTGGCTGACGTTCCTATATTCATAACGTCGGATTCTCTCCTCCACCTTTACCATGTCCAGTTTGATGAGACATTAAAAAGGGTCGAAGAAAATGAGTTTTACGACGAGCTCTGGAGACTTGACAAAATGCTCCTTGAATCTTCCATAGAAGATTATAACGAGATAAAAGAAAACAGTTCTTCATCTGATGAAGTAAAGGAAGCTGCAAGAAGAAATGTTGCATACTTTGCGGTTGCCCTTAGTTTGCTTGAAGAAAAACCAGATCCAAATCGGATACAGGTCAAGTCTACAGAGACTTCAAGTTCCGAAGAATATAGCTTTGAAGTCCCGAAATATGTGCAGGAAGATGTAGAGGCTGAACTCGCTTTGATAGAAGCTCAAAAAGAGGGAGTGTCTCCGATTTTCAAGTACAGTGAAGATTACTCTCAGTACACTCCACGGGGACACTATACATCCTCTGAAAAACTTCAGAAATACTTCAAGGCCATGATGTGGCATGGTAGAATGAGTATGCTACTTAAGCCGGACATGATTAATACAGAAGACCCGGAAAATGAAGCGAGAATCCAGACTATACAGGCTTTTTTGATTTCTGACCATTGTGATAAGGACAAAAACCTCCGAGAGAGATGGGACAGAATCTATAACGTAACTGCTTTTTATGTCGGTTTTTCTGATGACCTCGGGCCCTATGAATATACAAAAGCTCTGGATACTGTTTTTGGGAATGATAGAAACGGAGTAAGTTTCGACAACGAAAGTCTTACAGCACTGAAAACTGAACTTGAAAAATATGAAAGCCCAAAAATCTACAGCGGAACAGGGGAAATAATTCAGGCAGGCTCTGAAACCGAAAACAAAACTCTTGAGGCTACAAAAGGGTTCAGATTCATGGGTCAGCGATATACTCCAGACTCCTATATTCTCCAGAAGCTCCATCCTCCTGCCCTGAACATTATGGATCTCCTTGGTTCTGAAAGAGCCAGAGAACACCTGAAAAATCAGGGTATTTCTGAAAATGAAGAATACAAAAAAGCTCACACATCTCTGGAAAATGAATTTAGAGCTTTTGATGAAGAAGACTGGAATAAAAATCTATACTGGGCTCAACTGTACGCTTTAAAGCCTCTCCTAATAAGTTATCCAGAGGGTTATCCTACATTTATGCAGACTGAAGCCTGGGAAGATAAACAGCTTAATACAGCACTTGCTTCCTGGACCGAGCTCAGGCATGATACCATCCTCTATGCAAAACAGGCTCGTTACACAGGTGTACCCTATATTCCAGAAGAAAAGCCTGTTCAGGGATATGTGGAACCAGTTCCCGAATTCTATTCCAGGATGCTTGCCCTTACAAAAATGGCACACAATGGGCTGGCTGAAATGGAAGTACTTGACGAAAAATCAGATAAAGAGTTCACAACTCTTGAAAACACCCTTGAAAAGTTGCTGGAAATCTCGATAAAAGAGCTTGAAAACAAAGAGCTGACAGATGCAGAGTATGAGTTCATCAGGAATTTTGGCCAGAATATATCTCCAATGCTTGAGAACGTAGATGAGGATTCCCAGAGATCGGTCATGGTCGCGGATGTTTACACCTCTCCTGCTGGAGTTTTGGAAGAAGGAACCGGAAAACTGGACCTGATAATAGTAGCTTATAAACAGCCCGATGGTAGGATTGTTCTTGGAGCAGGCCCTGTAATGAGTTATTATGAGTTCTGGCAGCCATCAGGACAGAGGTTGACAGATGAAGAATGGAGAGATATGCTGAAAAATAACCCTCCTGAAAGGCCGGAATGGGGTGAGTCTTTTAAGGTGTAA
- the aroC gene encoding chorismate synthase: MAGNVFGQMFRITTWGESHGKAVGVVVDGLPAGLPFSEADIQKELDRRRPGQSEVSTPRHEADRVEILSGIFEGMSTGTPVSMLVWNSDARSSAYDVIKDTPRPGHADFTYMARYGMRDHRGGGRSSARETIGRVAGGALAKLLLSRFGILIAGHVLELGALRAKPLSFEEILENVEKTPVRCADLEAAEKMLEKVAALRQEGDSIGGIVELIIRGVPAGLGEPVFDRLDADLAKALMSIPAVKGFEIGAGFEAARLYGSEMNDPFRIKEGKITTSSNNAGGILGGISTGLDIVCRAAVKPTPSIGKVQQTVDLKTLENTEIAIKGRHDPTIPPRMVPVAEAMVALVIADHMLRSGFINPRTLLE, encoded by the coding sequence ATGGCTGGAAACGTTTTTGGGCAGATGTTTCGAATTACTACCTGGGGTGAATCCCACGGCAAGGCTGTAGGTGTTGTAGTAGATGGATTGCCTGCAGGGCTTCCTTTCTCCGAGGCTGATATTCAAAAAGAACTGGATAGGAGGCGCCCGGGGCAGAGCGAGGTTTCAACTCCGCGGCATGAAGCTGACAGAGTGGAAATTCTTTCGGGAATTTTTGAAGGGATGAGTACAGGCACTCCTGTTTCTATGCTTGTCTGGAACTCGGATGCCAGGTCTTCAGCTTATGATGTCATTAAAGACACTCCCAGGCCCGGACATGCCGATTTTACTTACATGGCCCGCTACGGAATGAGGGACCACCGTGGTGGAGGCAGGTCTTCAGCTCGGGAAACAATAGGCAGGGTTGCAGGTGGAGCCCTTGCAAAACTCCTGCTTTCCAGATTCGGAATCCTAATTGCTGGACATGTGCTTGAACTCGGAGCCCTCCGCGCAAAACCTCTTTCTTTTGAAGAAATTCTTGAAAATGTAGAAAAGACCCCTGTACGCTGTGCCGATCTTGAGGCTGCTGAAAAAATGCTTGAGAAAGTTGCGGCCCTTCGGCAGGAAGGAGACAGTATCGGTGGCATTGTCGAGCTTATTATAAGAGGTGTGCCTGCAGGCCTTGGAGAACCTGTCTTTGACCGACTGGATGCAGACCTTGCAAAAGCTCTGATGAGTATTCCTGCCGTCAAAGGCTTTGAAATTGGGGCCGGATTTGAAGCTGCTCGCCTGTACGGTAGTGAAATGAACGATCCTTTCCGAATAAAGGAAGGAAAAATAACCACTTCAAGCAATAACGCAGGTGGAATTCTTGGAGGTATTTCAACCGGATTGGACATTGTCTGCAGGGCAGCAGTAAAGCCAACTCCGTCCATAGGAAAAGTTCAGCAGACAGTTGACCTCAAAACCCTGGAAAATACTGAAATTGCAATAAAAGGCCGGCATGATCCCACAATTCCTCCGCGCATGGTTCCGGTTGCCGAAGCTATGGTTGCCCTTGTGATTGCTGATCATATGCTCAGGAGCGGGTTTATTAATCCGAGAACTCTGCTGGAATGA
- the feoB gene encoding ferrous iron transport protein B: MIEKKIRVALTGNPNVGKTTVFNAITGARQKVGNWPGVTVEKKIGIKEYGDCVLEIVDLPGTYSLTAYSADEVVARNYILEEKPDIVVQILDSTNLERNLYLSTQLLEMDKNIILALNMTDLAENRGDKIDISKFEKLLGVPVVRTTANHDLGINSLLDAVISKSSSETPHPHAIDYGKKIEEKIHKIEKILNKDNDLTSKYPSRWLSIKLLEGDENVRSKLSSSSIHLEVEKFLSELDTEEYEAEMADKRYEFISKLISQVSSSHVDEISPSDMVDRVLTNKYLGIPIFLSLMWGMFELTFNFATPFMELIDKFFGILAEVVSESIGSPWLSSLLGNGIISGVGAVLLFVPNIFILFFLLSLLEDSGYLARAAFIMDRLMYSMGIQGKSFIPMLMAFGCSVPAVMATRTLEDEKDRLITMLVTPFISCGARMPVYVLLAGTFFGRQAGSVIFGIYVLGIIIAIVSAKLFRTVIFKGKPSPFIMELPPYHKPSIGNSFKYMWNQGSLYLKRVGTVIVGGVVIIWLFAYFPQGVEYGSAESYVGSLGRLLEPLVSPLGFDWKIAVSLIFGFLAKEVVLGSLGTLYGTGADDGMLSSALIADPIFTPAVALGLMVFTLLYVPCIGTVAVIKKESGSWKWMLFSVAYSTTVAWIMAFVTVNIGTIVLA, translated from the coding sequence TTGATTGAAAAAAAGATAAGGGTTGCACTTACCGGAAACCCCAATGTTGGTAAGACAACAGTTTTCAATGCTATCACCGGAGCCAGACAAAAGGTTGGAAACTGGCCAGGGGTAACAGTTGAGAAAAAAATAGGTATAAAGGAATACGGAGATTGTGTTCTTGAAATAGTAGATCTTCCGGGGACTTACAGTCTCACAGCCTATTCTGCAGATGAAGTTGTTGCCAGGAATTACATACTTGAAGAAAAACCTGATATTGTAGTACAGATCCTTGACTCTACAAATCTTGAGCGTAACCTCTATCTGAGCACTCAATTGCTGGAAATGGATAAGAACATTATCCTTGCCCTTAATATGACTGATCTTGCAGAAAATAGAGGAGACAAGATAGATATCTCAAAATTTGAAAAATTGCTAGGTGTTCCTGTAGTCAGGACAACTGCAAACCATGATTTAGGCATTAACTCTCTTCTTGATGCAGTCATTTCAAAATCCAGTTCTGAAACCCCTCACCCTCATGCGATAGATTATGGGAAAAAAATTGAAGAGAAGATTCACAAAATTGAAAAAATTTTGAATAAAGATAATGACTTGACGAGTAAGTATCCTTCCAGATGGTTAAGTATAAAACTTCTTGAAGGAGATGAAAATGTCCGCTCAAAGCTATCCTCGTCAAGTATACATCTTGAAGTTGAAAAGTTTCTTTCCGAACTTGATACTGAAGAATATGAAGCCGAAATGGCCGATAAGCGTTATGAATTCATAAGTAAACTGATATCTCAGGTATCCAGTTCCCATGTAGATGAGATATCCCCTTCGGATATGGTTGACAGAGTACTTACCAACAAATATCTTGGGATTCCTATATTTCTCTCTCTGATGTGGGGAATGTTCGAATTAACCTTTAATTTTGCCACTCCTTTCATGGAACTCATTGACAAGTTTTTCGGCATACTTGCCGAAGTAGTTTCAGAAAGCATTGGCTCCCCCTGGCTCTCATCACTCCTTGGAAATGGAATAATATCAGGGGTCGGAGCAGTTCTGCTTTTTGTACCCAATATTTTCATTCTGTTTTTCCTCTTATCCCTTCTGGAAGACAGCGGATATCTTGCAAGAGCTGCTTTCATTATGGACAGATTGATGTATTCGATGGGAATCCAGGGAAAATCCTTTATCCCGATGCTTATGGCATTTGGGTGTTCTGTTCCAGCCGTGATGGCAACCCGCACTCTCGAGGATGAGAAAGATCGTCTTATTACTATGCTGGTTACACCTTTCATATCCTGTGGAGCCAGAATGCCTGTGTATGTGTTATTGGCAGGGACATTTTTTGGAAGGCAGGCCGGATCAGTTATCTTTGGAATATATGTGCTTGGTATCATTATAGCAATAGTATCTGCCAAGCTTTTTAGAACTGTGATTTTCAAGGGAAAGCCGTCTCCATTTATTATGGAACTTCCTCCCTATCACAAACCTTCTATTGGCAACTCCTTCAAGTATATGTGGAACCAGGGTTCCCTATATCTCAAAAGAGTAGGTACTGTAATCGTTGGGGGAGTAGTGATTATCTGGTTATTTGCATATTTCCCTCAGGGAGTTGAGTATGGAAGTGCAGAAAGTTATGTTGGAAGTCTTGGTAGACTCCTTGAACCTCTAGTATCTCCACTCGGCTTTGACTGGAAAATAGCAGTTTCACTTATATTCGGATTTCTTGCTAAAGAAGTCGTCCTTGGGTCTCTTGGAACACTTTATGGAACAGGAGCAGATGACGGGATGTTATCTTCTGCTCTGATAGCAGATCCGATATTTACACCTGCTGTTGCACTGGGGCTTATGGTGTTTACCTTACTTTACGTACCCTGCATAGGAACAGTTGCAGTAATAAAAAAAGAATCAGGTTCCTGGAAGTGGATGCTTTTTTCAGTGGCTTATTCTACAACTGTAGCGTGGATTATGGCTTTTGTAACAGTAAACATAGGGACTATTGTGCTTGCATAA
- a CDS encoding ferrous iron transport protein A yields the protein MAEIIDKTLNMLVTGQRARVIQIKGKGNSRKRLLEMGMVPGTVLSVTKKAPLGDPVDFKLKGYNLSLRKQEAEMIVVEPLEG from the coding sequence GTGGCAGAAATAATCGATAAAACCCTCAACATGCTGGTAACAGGTCAGAGAGCTCGCGTTATCCAGATAAAAGGTAAGGGAAATTCTCGCAAGCGACTTCTTGAGATGGGCATGGTTCCCGGGACAGTACTGAGCGTAACCAAAAAAGCTCCATTGGGAGACCCTGTCGATTTTAAGTTGAAAGGATACAACCTCTCTCTTAGGAAGCAGGAAGCTGAAATGATAGTTGTTGAACCACTGGAGGGTTAA
- a CDS encoding class I SAM-dependent methyltransferase codes for MSKEYLSWDNFIVTKIPSSVKLDPIIYEYIKKDHLILDIGCGFGKVSLQLAFQGFYVEGIDINEAGILAAQESARKLNLDDKAHFRVGDATDLPYIEDKFDIVIMHGLLTIIVDKSDRNKIIQEAYRVLKPEGHLYIVDFGQTWHSDIYRERYLKDFPLTKEEGSFLVYNKDTGEKEYIAHHYTEKELIFLLVNNGFKIDSFETKEFVSRSGNKVNGFVIISKI; via the coding sequence ATGTCAAAAGAATATCTAAGTTGGGATAATTTTATTGTGACAAAAATTCCCTCAAGTGTCAAATTGGACCCTATAATTTATGAGTATATAAAAAAAGATCATTTGATTCTTGATATCGGTTGTGGTTTTGGAAAAGTTTCCCTTCAACTTGCTTTTCAAGGTTTTTATGTGGAAGGAATAGATATTAATGAAGCTGGAATACTTGCTGCACAGGAAAGTGCAAGAAAACTAAACCTGGATGATAAAGCACATTTCAGAGTTGGAGATGCTACAGATCTACCATATATAGAAGATAAATTTGACATTGTTATCATGCATGGACTTTTGACCATTATTGTGGATAAAAGTGATAGAAACAAAATTATACAGGAAGCTTATAGGGTTCTAAAACCAGAAGGGCATTTATATATTGTAGACTTTGGTCAAACATGGCATTCTGATATATACAGAGAAAGATATCTGAAAGATTTCCCTCTAACAAAGGAAGAAGGATCTTTTTTAGTTTATAATAAAGATACAGGGGAAAAAGAATACATTGCACATCATTATACCGAAAAAGAATTGATTTTTCTTTTAGTAAATAATGGATTCAAAATAGATTCTTTTGAGACTAAAGAATTTGTTTCAAGATCGGGAAATAAAGTAAATGGGTTTGTTATAATATCAAAAATTTGA
- a CDS encoding DUF3160 domain-containing protein: protein MQLQTEVWEDKQLGTVFVPLTELKHDNYFYAKKAYFTGVPSKSPEEKPVQIYRELVPEFNFIMLALTKMAYSGLATMEVLGEQSSKDSTPLEMRILYLNHITG, encoded by the coding sequence ATGCAACTGCAGACTGAAGTCTGGGAAGATAAGCAGCTTGGCACAGTCTTTGTCCCCTTGACTGAACTCAAGCATGACAACTATTTTTATGCAAAAAAAGCTTATTTTACAGGTGTTCCCTCCAAGTCCCCAGAAGAAAAACCTGTTCAAATATATAGGGAGCTAGTACCTGAATTCAATTTCATAATGCTTGCCCTTACAAAAATGGCATATAGCGGGCTTGCTACAATGGAAGTGCTTGGCGAACAATCAAGCAAAGATTCCACACCTCTTGAAATGCGAATTTTATACTTAAATCATATAACTGGATAA
- a CDS encoding ferrous iron transport protein A has product MIPQIPLPMLSEGKDCKIREVLAGKALKRRLTEMGFTPSSSIRLIGCERGNLLVNVNGARYALGKGMAMKIMVEPD; this is encoded by the coding sequence TTGATCCCACAAATACCTCTTCCAATGCTTTCTGAAGGAAAAGACTGTAAAATTCGAGAAGTGCTAGCAGGCAAGGCTCTCAAAAGAAGACTGACAGAAATGGGTTTTACACCTTCGTCTTCTATTCGTCTTATAGGATGCGAGAGAGGAAACCTGCTTGTTAACGTGAACGGAGCACGTTATGCCCTGGGAAAGGGTATGGCGATGAAGATTATGGTAGAGCCGGATTAA
- a CDS encoding FeoC-like transcriptional regulator has protein sequence MVLGYMYVLKQIAEVEKKGNTLSFNEISRHLKISMQQLKGLLEIMEKMGHVEKVMDNSSVLSSSCSGSCKNCGYCGFLENSTVSTGTIYRLTEKGKRVCNKQTG, from the coding sequence ATGGTACTCGGATACATGTATGTGTTAAAACAGATCGCAGAAGTAGAAAAGAAAGGCAATACGTTGTCTTTCAATGAAATATCAAGACATTTGAAAATAAGTATGCAGCAGCTTAAAGGCTTACTCGAAATAATGGAAAAAATGGGGCATGTTGAAAAAGTCATGGACAACAGTTCCGTCCTATCCTCGTCCTGTTCCGGTTCCTGTAAAAACTGTGGATATTGTGGGTTTTTAGAAAACTCTACTGTTTCAACGGGTACGATTTACAGGCTGACCGAAAAAGGAAAAAGGGTATGTAACAAACAGACAGGATAA
- a CDS encoding outer membrane lipoprotein-sorting protein: MKNKSKRHLLLILFLASLSIFISGCGEKSDVEGVTSDIRPDGEEIVSNMQMKMDSLEDYSFTMYVNSSSREQNPEIYEVVWKKPDLMKMILLGPDNDTKIIMVSDGDFQWIYSSESEIVFKAETSDDFDGLKLFEPDVYAGFLNGFVLSGGSPFLLGTEKIDGESVYLLELTPSENNESLQWKPKIWVDSENWMLLGYELYDSKGNVYLEMEIRDLRLNTGIPYSDFEFKIPDGAQVKVLELEDLKNEPEKITLEEAKQLTDFEILIPEYLPEGYEFNYSTVSSGVDTPYSTFLHNSFGIFAGYPQEKITMVYTKGDDEIRIVESISEKSLPATQDLESEGEPVLVNNKSGTISSVFGGNMKALTWQDGEFEITIISSLDKGELLNISESFS; encoded by the coding sequence ATGAAGAATAAATCCAAAAGACATTTACTGCTCATTCTGTTCCTGGCATCCCTATCCATTTTTATTTCAGGTTGCGGGGAGAAATCCGATGTTGAAGGGGTTACATCTGACATACGGCCCGACGGTGAAGAAATCGTATCCAACATGCAGATGAAAATGGATAGTCTTGAAGATTATTCTTTTACAATGTATGTAAATTCAAGTTCAAGAGAGCAGAATCCGGAAATATATGAAGTTGTCTGGAAAAAGCCTGATTTAATGAAAATGATTCTTTTAGGTCCGGATAATGATACGAAAATAATTATGGTCTCTGACGGAGATTTCCAATGGATTTACAGTTCCGAATCCGAGATTGTTTTCAAAGCGGAAACTTCAGATGATTTTGACGGTTTGAAACTTTTTGAGCCTGATGTTTATGCTGGTTTTTTGAACGGTTTCGTCCTTAGTGGGGGGTCACCTTTCCTCCTTGGAACCGAAAAAATAGATGGAGAAAGCGTATATTTGCTTGAGCTCACACCTTCTGAGAATAATGAATCACTTCAATGGAAACCAAAAATATGGGTCGACAGCGAAAACTGGATGCTTCTCGGGTATGAACTATATGACAGCAAAGGAAATGTTTATCTTGAAATGGAAATTCGGGACCTGAGATTGAATACGGGAATTCCATATTCTGATTTTGAGTTTAAAATTCCGGATGGGGCGCAGGTAAAGGTATTGGAGCTGGAAGACTTAAAAAATGAGCCTGAAAAAATAACGCTTGAAGAAGCAAAACAACTTACTGATTTTGAAATACTTATCCCTGAATATCTCCCGGAAGGATATGAATTTAATTATTCAACGGTATCTTCCGGTGTCGATACGCCTTATTCCACTTTTCTCCATAACAGCTTCGGTATTTTTGCAGGATACCCTCAAGAAAAGATCACTATGGTATATACAAAAGGGGACGACGAAATACGTATTGTAGAAAGCATTTCTGAAAAGAGTTTGCCTGCAACTCAGGATCTTGAAAGTGAAGGAGAGCCTGTTCTGGTCAATAACAAGTCCGGTACGATTTCTTCGGTATTTGGAGGAAATATGAAAGCTCTGACCTGGCAAGATGGGGAATTCGAAATTACTATTATTTCTTCTCTTGATAAGGGGGAGCTGCTTAATATTTCCGAATCCTTCTCCTGA
- a CDS encoding cation diffusion facilitator family transporter produces the protein MGVRSTLQRFKKVQQVLIYVLFLNLAVAFAKIIYGTLTSTLSMTADGYHSLFDGVSNIIGLAGSFIGARPPDIDHPYGHRKYETVASIFIALLLIFVGFEILQSALNRFLEQSVPEVTAISFLIILGTMCINYLVTRYEYKQGESLRSQILIADSMHTKSDIYVSLSVVLSLAAIELGFPLVDPLIAIVIAFIIFRAGYRIIKEGSRDLLDMSRIEEKEICDLVMGVEGVKGCHKIRTRGSMGDIKIDMHLLVQSDMPLEDAHLIAHKVSKKLKSEYKDVSDVVVHLEPFSQRPQGSNSKKTS, from the coding sequence GTGGGGGTCAGATCAACGTTACAGAGATTCAAAAAAGTACAGCAAGTTCTTATCTATGTACTATTTCTGAACCTTGCAGTTGCGTTTGCCAAAATCATTTACGGGACCTTGACCAGCACATTAAGCATGACTGCAGACGGCTACCACTCTCTTTTTGATGGAGTTTCCAATATTATAGGATTGGCTGGGAGTTTTATCGGAGCTCGCCCACCTGATATAGATCATCCTTACGGACATCGGAAGTATGAAACAGTAGCCTCTATTTTTATTGCTTTACTTTTGATATTTGTAGGCTTTGAGATTTTACAAAGCGCTCTAAACCGTTTCCTTGAACAGAGCGTGCCAGAGGTCACAGCTATAAGTTTTCTCATAATTCTCGGAACGATGTGTATTAACTATCTGGTTACACGATACGAATATAAACAGGGTGAATCTCTCAGAAGCCAGATACTTATAGCAGACTCCATGCACACAAAAAGTGACATTTATGTCTCCCTCTCGGTTGTATTAAGTCTTGCTGCCATAGAGCTCGGCTTCCCTCTCGTGGACCCTTTAATAGCCATAGTAATTGCTTTTATCATTTTCAGGGCAGGGTACAGGATTATTAAAGAAGGTTCAAGGGACCTTCTGGACATGTCTAGAATTGAAGAGAAAGAAATTTGTGACCTGGTTATGGGAGTTGAAGGAGTAAAGGGCTGCCATAAAATTCGGACTCGAGGTAGCATGGGGGATATCAAGATTGATATGCACCTGCTTGTCCAGTCGGATATGCCACTTGAGGATGCACACCTTATCGCTCACAAAGTCAGCAAAAAACTGAAGAGTGAATACAAAGATGTCTCTGATGTGGTTGTACATCTTGAACCCTTCTCCCAACGACCCCAAGGATCAAATAGCAAAAAAACCAGTTAA